A window from Dunckerocampus dactyliophorus isolate RoL2022-P2 chromosome 15, RoL_Ddac_1.1, whole genome shotgun sequence encodes these proteins:
- the LOC129195030 gene encoding amphoterin-induced protein 2-like, producing the protein MCPIASQLRGVPYKPTAVVLLLSLCLGFPPQALPCPTSCLCASDLVSCSGCNLSAPPSDLPGYATRLDLSHNSLAVLPADWITRTFDRLATLVLSRNHIEQIEANAFAATPHLLHLDLSSNKLSVLNASIFTGLKELRELLLFGNQIVHILPNSFSGLQSLVKLYLSGNKLTSLPLGLLDGAGPLNLTFLDVSSNRLSSVEVHALLALSQHGGIYLQGNPLVCDCALLALLEYWTWTQYRPLLDFQDEYPCRGSTLNCSLHEVSAEGGSYQVDPGKWLLLTCPGFAPLPMKDAAVFWVTPTTVLNSSTHNPSAHLAVLPNGNLEIRGALLEDSGSYTCVAARGRPHDPAESPEVTVIVGNTSAVASSGLAHRSGTEHFNTAFTTLASCVVSIILVLLYLYLTPCRCTGNRGGASRGCGGRALMLCSDPREVEAGQRRSNGKRVAFLEPQVEDSDTGVAKSPVMSPVTTEGILKNGSRTVGQTLTDTTLVVQT; encoded by the coding sequence ATGTGTCCCATCGCGTCACAACTGAGAGGCGTCCCTTACAAGCCTACAGCTGTCGTCTTGCTCCTCTCCCTGTGTCTCGGCTTCCCTCCTCAGGCGCTGCCTTGCCCGACGAGCTGCCTTTGCGCGAGCGATCTTGTTTCCTGCAGCGGGTGCAATCTGTCAGCGCCGCCCTCCGACCTCCCCGGCTATGCCACGCGCTTAGACCTGAGCCACAATTCCCTCGCTGTGCTGCCCGCTGATTGGATAACCCGGACGTTTGACCGGCTGGCCACGCTGGTCCTCAGCCGTAATCATATCGAGCAAATTGAGGCGAACGCCTTTGCCGCCACGCCGCATCTCCTCCACTTAGACCTCTCATCTAACAAGCTATCAGTGCTCAACGCTTCCATTTTTACTGGTCTCAAGGAGCTGAGGGAGCTGCTGCTGTTTGGCAACCAAATTGTCCACATCCTTCCCAACTCCTTTAGCGGCCTCCAAAGCCTGGTGAAGCTCTACCTTTCTGGCAACAAGCTGACGTCACTCCCTTTAGGTCTTCTGGATGGCGCGGGGCCTCTCAACTTGACCTTCCTTGACGTGTCCTCCAATAGGCTCTCAAGTGTAGAAGTTCACGCACTGCTCGCTCTAAGCCAACATGGTGGAATTTATTTGCAAGGGAACCCTCTTGTGTGCGACTGTGCTTTGCTGGCTTTGTTGGAGTACTGGACGTGGACGCAGTATCGCCCCCTGTTGGACTTTCAAGATGAATACCCATGTAGGGGCTCAACACTCAATTGCAGCCTGCATGAGGTGTCAGCTGAAGGTGGAAGCTACCAAGTAGATCCAGGTAAATGGCTGTTGTTGACATGTCCTGGCTTTGCACCCCTTCCTATGAAGGATGCAGCCGTCTTCTGGGTGACCCCTACAACTGTGCTCAATTCATCAACGCACAATCCAAGCGCTCACCTCGCCGTCCTCCCCAACGGCAACCTTGAGATACGAGGAGCTTTATTGGAGGATTCTGGCTCGTACACATGCGTAGCGGCACGTGGGCGTCCTCACGACCCCGCCGAGTCTCCAGAGGTCACCGTGATCGTGGGAAACACAAGCGCCGTCGCTTCCAGCGGCCTGGCCCATCGGAGCGGGACAGAACACTTCAACACGGCTTTCACCACCCTGGCTTCCTGTGTGGTCAGCATCATACTGGTGCTGCTCTACCTGTACCTAACGCCGTGTCGATGCACGGGGAACAGGGGCGGGGCATCGAGAGGTTGCGGCGGGCGAGCTTTGATGCTCTGCTCAGACCCCAGGGAAGTTGAGGCAGGACAGAGGAGGTCCAACGGGAAAAGGGTGGCGTTCTTGGAGCCGCAAGTAGAGGACAGCGATACGGGTGTTGCAAAATCACCAGTAATGAGTCCTGTCACCACTGAGGGCATTCTTAAAAATGGAAGCAGGACAGTGGGACAGACCCTCACAGACACAACCCTTGTGGTACAAACCTGA